One window of Candidatus Nitrospira kreftii genomic DNA carries:
- a CDS encoding hypothetical protein (conserved membrane protein of unknown function) → MLDRQKCWRLFMTSLPLQSLSIALLATLLSAILWSLAPATFTALDYTAYDTWIRHRTTIGTSPSLTIVTRDPGSEERFGTGLWDRAILAQLVTAAHEAGASVIGIDHRLNHASPTQLGGSSSDALLLEALRTASPVVLIHETDSPLQSEAAISTHVELLRDLDHVSRRIALSTRVGAQTISAFGSVLYDVFRRHITRPTQSLSRMSDDTILINVVGDGSLTALQPIPLSSVWATMHGHDEIQLTTWFKNKIVVVQSSPAHPETSLLSSGSSVDGITAHLHLLNALLTGERIESLDWLGRFTITILMAWLVAWSLLRSRVPLGLLLAGVVVVLYAILTVGILSIASLIIPVALPLTASLLVFVGTAAWGSLTASQRLILLERDMIRLQNESAAVREALVLREDRSEALQEDLDAAMATIAHSSSQQEELTRTTDLLRVQITEAQNQEQEARRQLESLERQLSDLKAVGSVPDTIGDTELDLLQTECRQFGIITRDRSLLRLFQDLKKSAKWPLTVLLLGEPGTGKELFARAIHRLSPRSNKPFIAVNMAAIPPELFESELFGHMKGSYTGATTDRRGYFGLADHGTIFLDEIGDLRMDHQSKLLRVLQDRSFYRVGATTPTTVDVRIVAATNRDLQKGVSEGWFREDLYFRLNGIVFHLPPLRQRSNDIPLLAETFLNQLAQQIGKPVPMLANEALRALMDREWKGNVREFHHGLERAVALNDGPLLTKESLRLDKNSTLSARPARQLFPDTASDAAVLNCLREHNFDMQTTATTLGWDRSTVTQRLKGLCFQALVKVNGDQAKAALAIAGDPSHLRTAELKLRDYYGHLRSVIHPFPTAEEAMIDCRRRFKNLPERHFTSVETLVRRHFEPKGPVHSESTPEP, encoded by the coding sequence ATGTTGGATCGACAGAAATGTTGGCGCCTGTTCATGACGTCGCTTCCCCTTCAGTCATTGAGCATCGCCCTGCTGGCCACGCTTCTCTCAGCAATACTGTGGTCCTTAGCCCCTGCGACTTTTACGGCACTGGATTACACGGCCTATGACACCTGGATTCGCCACCGCACCACCATCGGCACCAGTCCATCGCTGACCATCGTGACTCGCGACCCAGGCAGTGAAGAACGCTTTGGAACCGGCCTCTGGGATCGCGCCATTCTTGCTCAGTTGGTTACTGCAGCTCATGAGGCAGGAGCGTCGGTTATCGGCATTGACCATCGCCTCAACCATGCCAGTCCCACGCAGCTCGGCGGATCCTCAAGTGATGCGCTCCTCCTTGAAGCTCTTCGCACAGCTTCACCGGTTGTACTGATTCATGAGACCGATTCTCCTCTTCAATCCGAGGCCGCGATCTCTACTCACGTAGAGCTCTTGAGAGATCTTGATCATGTTTCCCGTCGCATTGCGCTGTCTACGAGAGTTGGAGCTCAAACGATCTCAGCCTTTGGCTCCGTCCTATACGATGTGTTTCGCCGACACATCACCAGGCCTACACAATCACTCTCCAGGATGTCCGACGATACGATTCTGATCAACGTGGTGGGCGACGGGTCACTCACTGCTCTCCAGCCGATCCCGTTGTCATCGGTCTGGGCGACAATGCACGGGCATGACGAGATACAGTTGACGACTTGGTTCAAGAATAAGATCGTCGTGGTCCAATCAAGTCCGGCACACCCGGAGACATCGCTCCTTTCCTCCGGCTCCTCAGTTGACGGTATCACCGCTCATCTGCATCTCCTGAATGCCTTGCTCACCGGTGAACGGATCGAGTCGCTCGACTGGTTAGGTCGTTTTACCATCACAATACTGATGGCATGGCTGGTGGCTTGGAGTCTTCTCCGATCTCGAGTACCCCTTGGCCTTCTGCTTGCTGGTGTTGTCGTCGTTCTCTATGCCATTCTGACCGTTGGCATCCTCAGCATCGCGTCCCTCATCATACCGGTCGCTTTGCCTCTCACGGCTTCACTGCTCGTCTTCGTCGGCACTGCCGCATGGGGCAGCCTGACGGCAAGCCAACGTCTGATCTTGCTTGAACGCGATATGATCCGTCTCCAGAATGAGTCGGCTGCCGTCAGAGAGGCACTTGTTCTCCGTGAGGATCGATCGGAAGCACTGCAGGAAGATTTAGATGCCGCGATGGCAACAATCGCCCATTCATCAAGCCAACAGGAAGAGCTGACAAGAACCACTGATCTTCTCCGAGTACAAATCACAGAGGCTCAGAATCAGGAACAAGAGGCTCGTCGACAGCTCGAGTCACTGGAACGACAACTCTCTGACCTCAAGGCCGTAGGCTCCGTGCCCGATACCATTGGCGATACTGAACTTGACTTACTTCAAACCGAATGCCGCCAATTCGGAATCATTACGCGCGATCGGTCCCTCTTGCGCCTGTTTCAAGATCTCAAGAAGAGCGCCAAGTGGCCGTTAACCGTCCTTCTTCTAGGCGAACCAGGTACGGGGAAAGAACTCTTTGCTCGCGCGATCCATCGACTAAGCCCACGCTCAAACAAGCCGTTCATTGCGGTGAACATGGCAGCAATACCTCCCGAGTTGTTTGAGAGCGAGCTCTTCGGTCATATGAAGGGAAGCTATACCGGAGCGACGACTGATCGTCGTGGTTACTTTGGACTTGCCGATCATGGCACGATCTTTCTTGATGAGATCGGCGATCTTCGGATGGACCATCAGAGCAAGCTGCTGCGGGTGTTGCAGGACAGGTCGTTCTATCGAGTCGGTGCTACCACACCAACAACCGTGGATGTTCGCATCGTGGCTGCTACCAACCGTGATCTGCAGAAGGGCGTGTCAGAGGGATGGTTCCGCGAAGACCTGTACTTTAGGCTGAATGGAATTGTCTTCCATCTCCCGCCACTCCGTCAGCGCTCCAACGACATTCCGCTTTTGGCTGAAACCTTCTTGAACCAGCTTGCTCAGCAGATTGGCAAGCCGGTCCCGATGCTGGCCAATGAAGCGCTTCGTGCGTTAATGGATCGTGAGTGGAAGGGAAACGTGCGGGAGTTCCATCACGGTTTAGAGCGAGCCGTCGCTCTGAATGATGGGCCCCTCTTGACGAAGGAATCCCTCAGGCTTGATAAAAACAGCACACTATCGGCAAGACCTGCAAGGCAACTATTCCCGGACACCGCCAGTGATGCCGCGGTCCTGAACTGCTTGAGGGAACATAACTTCGACATGCAAACAACCGCCACGACGCTGGGCTGGGACCGTAGTACAGTGACACAGCGGTTAAAGGGGCTTTGCTTCCAAGCCCTCGTTAAAGTCAACGGCGACCAAGCTAAGGCAGCACTGGCCATCGCAGGCGATCCAAGTCACCTACGGACGGCCGAGTTGAAACTGAGGGACTACTATGGTCATCTGCGGTCTGTGATCCACCCCTTCCCCACCGCTGAAGAAGCGATGATCGATTGTAGGCGTCGTTTCAAGAATCTCCCCGAACGCCATTTCACGTCCGTCGAAACGCTCGTTCGGCGACACTTTGAACCAAAAGGTCCAGTCCACTCCGAATCGACTCCGGAGCCTTAA
- a CDS encoding hypothetical protein (conserved protein of unknown function), producing the protein MIRNALGACILVSLVGCETMTGLPCGDGGQRAVQELLYFGTEMPSGHVGPQDWAQFLNEIVTPRFPNGFSTWQASGQWRSASGDVIREPSYVLSLLHSEDVDQEQAIRELVTSYKTRFHQEAVLRVRSSVCKSL; encoded by the coding sequence ATGATTCGAAACGCACTCGGTGCCTGCATCCTTGTCTCACTTGTGGGGTGCGAGACGATGACTGGTTTGCCCTGTGGTGATGGGGGGCAACGTGCGGTCCAAGAGCTATTGTATTTCGGAACGGAGATGCCTTCCGGTCATGTTGGTCCACAAGACTGGGCACAATTTCTCAATGAGATCGTGACCCCACGATTTCCCAATGGTTTTTCAACTTGGCAAGCCTCGGGCCAATGGCGATCTGCATCGGGCGACGTCATTCGTGAGCCTTCTTACGTTCTTAGCCTTCTTCATTCGGAAGATGTCGATCAGGAGCAAGCCATTCGAGAGCTCGTCACCTCCTACAAGACTCGTTTCCATCAGGAAGCTGTGCTCCGGGTCAGATCGTCTGTATGTAAATCGCTGTAG